One window from the genome of Synergistetes bacterium HGW-Synergistetes-1 encodes:
- the mfd gene encoding transcription-repair coupling factor, producing the protein MQDKEKESRSISSLFELDEEFWLRNKSVHLASKGAMRSWVVRGPDVSLLVLLPDQRQVRDFAADCEMLGVFNRVEMLPDMPLTEDESRSEALKVQRGGILENFRHEGGVMAATPASLLAPFSVGGEYYEIEQGTETSREKLLGWLAQKGYERNELVWSPGQFVSRGSIVDIFSPSDPFPVRLEFFDDEIESLRFFDPETQKSLRTLYKCSLKSLISKKEVELEKFLPDKMRVVFFDPKGLDTTAENSVWLWQNLDRDKQNAVPWKQWEDLCSYFTKYRRIRVTRDVKNTSERLAIKQFPLFRGKLRDVDHYCEELLREGCDIEVYSESKQNISWAESRGFKTVKGVLSEGFIDLETKKAVLTDLELSGVSLSRHRTEVIAPSDWGVGLIPGQWVVHDDYGVSRYLGPQSIESAEGEEEYLILQFAEDRRLLIPILHFYKISPWTPLPGQEPAPDSLRGTQWKKASAKAKEMAEKAAKELVQIYAARELTKGFSFSSNRELMKELENSFIYVETNDQIKAIQHVEADMERPVPMDRLLVGDVGFGKTEVAIRAAGKAAFSGKQVAILAPTTLLAQQHYETFSSRFGNLPVRVEVVSRFVSFSAQKKILEDLKEGKVDIIIGTHRLLSQDVAFKDLGLVVVDEEHRFGVMHKEHLKKMTPGVDVLMLSATPIPRSLSLSMSGLRDMSVLQTPPQRRLPVLTVVRPWSEELLKSAVLREKNRGGQVFFVHNRINDIHERTVMLKRLFPKLNIEVAHSRTPEAQLEKTMMRFSLGEIDILICTTIVESGLDIPMANTLIVDDAQELGLAQMYQLRGRVGRREEQAYAFLFYPPDVHLSVEASERLEAIAELDELGAGYQLAHRDLQIRGGGDLIGIAQHGNSTRVGYQKYCDMLAEEIASIKGEKRKQAEVEISFPAAIPSGYLPQENLRVTLYRRMLKTDSPAEAISLKEETIDRYGKLPPSLEFLMDLTCVRSAAHELKITKIICSSQETVIQGDPDGGWTEFQLKLPWMRKLDGFVGPGGYKGITILAEMIKGKIS; encoded by the coding sequence ATGCAGGATAAAGAAAAAGAGAGCAGATCAATAAGCAGCCTCTTTGAGCTCGATGAAGAGTTCTGGCTGCGGAATAAATCAGTACATCTGGCATCAAAAGGAGCAATGAGGAGCTGGGTCGTAAGAGGCCCTGATGTCTCATTGCTTGTTTTGCTTCCTGACCAGAGGCAGGTAAGGGATTTCGCCGCTGATTGTGAAATGCTGGGGGTCTTTAATAGAGTCGAAATGCTTCCGGATATGCCGCTGACGGAAGATGAATCAAGGTCAGAAGCACTAAAAGTTCAAAGGGGGGGCATCCTTGAAAACTTCAGGCATGAAGGCGGTGTCATGGCTGCAACTCCCGCATCACTTCTTGCCCCGTTTTCTGTAGGAGGCGAATATTATGAGATCGAACAGGGAACAGAGACTTCAAGGGAAAAACTGCTTGGATGGCTTGCCCAGAAGGGCTATGAAAGAAATGAGCTTGTATGGTCGCCGGGCCAGTTTGTCTCAAGAGGGAGCATTGTTGACATATTCAGCCCCTCTGACCCTTTTCCTGTAAGACTTGAATTTTTTGATGATGAAATTGAAAGTTTAAGGTTTTTCGACCCTGAAACACAGAAAAGCCTTCGGACCTTATATAAATGTTCTTTAAAAAGCCTGATCTCGAAAAAAGAGGTCGAGCTTGAAAAATTCCTTCCGGATAAAATGAGAGTCGTTTTCTTCGATCCCAAAGGTTTGGATACCACAGCTGAAAATTCTGTCTGGTTATGGCAGAACCTTGATCGCGACAAACAGAACGCAGTCCCGTGGAAACAATGGGAGGATCTCTGCAGTTACTTTACAAAGTACAGGCGGATAAGGGTGACAAGAGACGTTAAGAATACCTCCGAAAGGCTCGCAATAAAGCAGTTCCCTCTTTTCAGGGGAAAATTGAGGGATGTAGACCACTACTGCGAAGAACTTTTGCGTGAGGGCTGCGACATTGAAGTCTATTCAGAATCTAAACAAAATATTTCCTGGGCTGAGTCAAGAGGTTTTAAAACTGTAAAAGGAGTTCTTTCAGAAGGCTTTATTGATTTGGAGACTAAAAAGGCAGTCCTGACTGACCTTGAACTTTCAGGTGTCTCACTTTCGAGGCATAGAACTGAAGTCATAGCTCCAAGCGACTGGGGAGTTGGACTCATACCTGGTCAATGGGTAGTGCATGATGATTACGGCGTGTCGAGATATCTTGGCCCACAGTCCATAGAATCAGCGGAGGGAGAAGAGGAGTATCTTATCCTTCAGTTTGCTGAGGACAGGCGGCTGCTCATCCCGATACTCCATTTTTATAAGATATCTCCGTGGACGCCTTTGCCCGGGCAGGAACCGGCACCAGACAGCCTAAGGGGAACGCAGTGGAAAAAAGCCTCTGCCAAAGCAAAAGAGATGGCGGAAAAGGCCGCAAAAGAACTTGTTCAGATATATGCTGCCAGAGAGCTTACGAAGGGTTTTTCTTTCTCATCGAACAGGGAATTGATGAAGGAGCTTGAAAATAGTTTTATTTACGTCGAAACAAACGATCAGATAAAAGCCATACAGCATGTAGAAGCTGACATGGAGAGACCGGTACCTATGGACAGGCTGCTTGTAGGTGATGTTGGCTTCGGCAAAACTGAGGTTGCGATAAGGGCTGCCGGTAAGGCCGCTTTCAGCGGCAAGCAGGTGGCCATACTTGCCCCAACAACACTACTGGCTCAACAGCACTACGAAACTTTTTCATCCAGATTTGGGAACCTTCCTGTAAGAGTAGAGGTTGTATCAAGGTTTGTGTCATTCTCGGCCCAGAAAAAGATACTGGAAGATCTTAAAGAGGGAAAGGTCGACATAATCATAGGCACACACAGACTGCTGAGTCAGGATGTGGCATTCAAAGACCTGGGGCTTGTCGTCGTTGATGAAGAACACCGTTTCGGTGTAATGCACAAGGAACATTTAAAGAAAATGACTCCCGGTGTCGATGTGCTCATGCTATCTGCGACTCCCATTCCCCGATCCCTTTCGCTTTCCATGAGCGGACTAAGAGACATGTCAGTCCTCCAGACTCCGCCTCAGAGACGTCTGCCCGTACTGACTGTAGTCAGACCATGGTCTGAGGAACTTTTGAAAAGTGCAGTTTTGAGGGAGAAAAACAGGGGAGGACAAGTATTTTTCGTGCATAACAGGATCAACGACATACACGAACGCACTGTTATGCTGAAAAGACTTTTTCCGAAGCTAAATATTGAGGTTGCACACAGTCGGACTCCTGAAGCTCAGCTTGAAAAAACGATGATGAGATTTTCTCTTGGGGAGATAGACATACTTATATGCACGACTATAGTTGAGAGCGGGCTCGATATACCAATGGCAAACACATTGATAGTTGACGACGCTCAGGAGCTTGGCCTTGCGCAAATGTACCAGCTGAGAGGACGTGTCGGCCGCAGGGAGGAACAGGCGTATGCGTTCTTATTCTACCCTCCTGATGTTCATCTTTCCGTCGAAGCAAGCGAACGACTTGAGGCGATAGCAGAACTGGATGAGCTGGGTGCAGGTTACCAGCTTGCTCATAGAGATCTTCAGATAAGAGGCGGAGGAGACCTGATAGGGATCGCCCAGCACGGCAACTCAACAAGGGTCGGATACCAGAAATACTGCGATATGCTGGCCGAAGAGATAGCTAGTATTAAGGGAGAAAAAAGAAAACAGGCTGAGGTAGAGATATCCTTTCCTGCAGCTATACCTAGCGGGTACCTCCCTCAGGAAAATTTGAGAGTTACTCTTTACAGGAGGATGCTCAAGACAGATTCTCCGGCTGAGGCGATAAGTTTAAAGGAAGAGACAATTGACCGTTATGGAAAACTGCCGCCTTCACTTGAGTTTTTAATGGATCTGACCTGTGTGAGGTCTGCTGCCCATGAACTTAAAATAACAAAAATCATATGCAGCAGCCAGGAAACAGTTATCCAGGGGGACCCTGACGGGGGATGGACTGAGTTTCAGCTTAAACTGCCGTGGATGCGGAAGCTGGATGGATTTGTCGGTCCCGGAGGATACAAGGGAATAACTATATTGGCCGAAATGATAAAGGGAAAAATCAGTTAA
- a CDS encoding NifU family protein, producing MTVQEKIMDAINTKVSPALQTHGGDVSFISFDEESGTLYVELIGSCGTCPYAQETLRMTVEAAIKQVVPEVKSVVRA from the coding sequence ATGACAGTACAGGAAAAGATAATGGATGCGATCAATACCAAGGTGTCTCCGGCACTTCAGACACACGGGGGAGATGTATCCTTCATAAGTTTTGACGAAGAAAGCGGTACGCTCTACGTAGAACTTATCGGCTCATGCGGGACGTGCCCTTATGCCCAGGAGACACTTCGCATGACAGTTGAAGCTGCTATAAAGCAGGTCGTTCCTGAAGTTAAATCTGTAGTAAGAGCATAA
- a CDS encoding phosphate starvation-inducible protein PhoH: protein MIETEETNDKMTENSLTPLTSHEESIVKLLAGHEEILSMVEQAFPVKIFARGSSLLIKGEDEELIKRLENLLTQYAELALNGQKLSGAEIRYGLNQIGLGESVNLKSLYDEVVCVSNRGKPIRPYTNGQKEYTQAIRENDVTFAIGPAGTGKTYLAVAQAVAFLKSAKVSRIVLVRPVVEAGERLGYLPGDLMDKVEPYLRPLYDAFYDLLPTEKFNRYFEKGIIELAPLAYMRGRTLNDCFIILDEAQNTTPEQMKMFLTRLGFGSKAVVTGDITQVDLPSNKESGLKLVQNILNDIPGIAFVRLSNRDVVRHEIVQRIVRAYEDYEQRRKAPDIN from the coding sequence ATGATAGAAACGGAAGAGACTAACGATAAAATGACAGAGAACAGCCTGACTCCGCTCACATCTCACGAAGAGTCAATCGTGAAGCTCCTTGCGGGACATGAAGAGATACTTAGTATGGTAGAGCAGGCTTTTCCAGTCAAGATCTTCGCAAGGGGATCAAGCCTTTTGATAAAGGGCGAGGACGAAGAACTTATCAAAAGGCTTGAAAACCTACTTACACAGTATGCGGAGCTTGCGCTGAACGGACAAAAACTTTCCGGCGCAGAGATACGTTATGGGCTGAACCAGATAGGGCTTGGAGAGAGCGTTAATTTAAAATCTCTCTATGACGAAGTTGTATGCGTAAGCAACAGGGGTAAGCCTATACGTCCCTACACAAACGGACAAAAGGAATACACACAAGCGATAAGAGAAAATGATGTGACTTTTGCCATTGGACCGGCAGGCACCGGCAAAACATATCTTGCAGTAGCGCAGGCAGTGGCATTTTTAAAATCGGCCAAAGTCAGCAGAATAGTTCTCGTCAGACCGGTAGTTGAAGCTGGAGAGAGGCTGGGATATCTCCCCGGTGATCTGATGGATAAAGTAGAGCCCTATCTGAGACCGCTCTACGATGCATTTTATGATCTTCTGCCGACTGAAAAGTTCAACAGATATTTTGAAAAAGGCATCATTGAACTGGCACCGCTGGCGTACATGAGGGGAAGGACTCTTAACGACTGTTTCATCATACTTGACGAAGCGCAGAACACTACGCCTGAGCAGATGAAAATGTTCCTGACCCGCTTGGGCTTCGGATCCAAGGCTGTAGTGACAGGGGACATAACACAGGTCGACCTTCCCTCCAACAAGGAATCAGGACTGAAGCTTGTACAAAACATCCTCAACGACATCCCAGGCATTGCTTTCGTCAGATTGAGCAATCGTGACGTTGTCCGGCATGAGATCGTACAGCGGATAGTGAGGGCTTACGAAGATTATGAACAACGGAGAAAAGCGCCAGACATCAATTAA
- a CDS encoding nucleoside triphosphate pyrophosphohydrolase translates to MNQAAGDKFIKLVEVMKRLRAPDGCPWDREQDFLSLRRYIIEEAYELIEAIENNNRDNICEECGDLMLQAVFISCMAEELGEFDICAVLDHLTEKLIRRHPHVFGDTEVNGSEDVLRNWEQIKVGERQKKKEDSSLLAGVPRGIPGLLRAYRIQERAGKVGFDWPKGDPAPVLAKVDEELSELKENINNNAEKEDIEEELGDLLFAVANLSRHLKADPEITLHKACVKFTERFRFVEKEVQQSGKAWADFTLDELDGFWEKAKKLQTK, encoded by the coding sequence ATAAACCAGGCAGCCGGAGATAAATTCATAAAATTAGTGGAAGTAATGAAACGCCTGAGGGCTCCTGACGGCTGTCCCTGGGACAGAGAGCAGGACTTTCTGTCATTGAGGCGCTACATCATTGAAGAGGCCTATGAACTTATCGAAGCCATAGAAAACAATAACAGGGACAACATCTGCGAAGAATGCGGAGATCTTATGCTGCAGGCAGTATTTATATCCTGTATGGCCGAAGAGCTCGGTGAATTCGATATCTGTGCAGTTTTGGACCACCTTACGGAAAAACTCATAAGGCGCCATCCTCATGTATTTGGGGATACGGAGGTCAACGGTTCCGAAGATGTTCTGAGGAACTGGGAGCAGATCAAAGTAGGAGAGAGGCAAAAAAAGAAAGAGGACTCCTCACTTCTTGCAGGGGTACCGAGGGGTATTCCCGGTCTGTTGAGAGCATACAGGATACAGGAAAGAGCCGGAAAAGTCGGCTTCGACTGGCCAAAGGGAGATCCTGCGCCGGTGTTGGCTAAGGTAGACGAAGAACTGTCAGAGCTGAAGGAAAACATTAACAACAATGCCGAAAAAGAGGACATAGAAGAAGAGCTTGGAGATCTCCTTTTCGCCGTTGCCAATTTATCAAGGCATTTGAAGGCAGATCCTGAGATCACTCTGCACAAAGCCTGCGTTAAATTTACCGAACGATTCAGGTTCGTTGAGAAAGAGGTTCAGCAGTCCGGAAAAGCTTGGGCCGACTTTACATTGGATGAACTGGACGGATTCTGGGAAAAGGCTAAGAAGCTTCAGACAAAATAA